The DNA sequence TTACTAGATTAGATTGTTTTTCAGGAGTTTCATTTGGAGAATTGAAATCATTTTCATACACAAAGTCCTATACAAAAATAACGTATATTGAatcatgaattaaataaagttaTTTCTAAATCAAATGCCGAAGGTAATACTAAAGACAACCTTCCCTTCAACAATATTAGTGTTTTCAAGTTTAGAAACCTCATCATGgtcttaataatattattttttgtgattaaaacaataaaaaatataataaacattgaagataatattataaataatatatatatatatatatatatatatgcatattatattagcttacTTCACACTAACCCGATTTATTTTATAAGAACTTAAAACATATTTTGTTGTAAGTTCATTGTTATCAGTCAACCATATAGACTTCATTATGCTCACTTATCACTCCACAAAATGCACGGAAGcttgaaaattttgtaaaataaagcaaaaactcATGAAATAGTATATGCAAATAAGATTATCATTTAACATCTAGCCAAATTCTAGATGAAACATATTCTAGGTACTAAGCACAATATCAATAAGCTTATTTGTCTTTTTCCTTTGGATTCTAGACTTTTCGAATTATCTTTGCCAACAACTTCTCCAATAAtatcttcaaaaaaattaaaaactataattGGCATCCCAATGATGCTGCTGCTTATAACTTGCCATGGCTAAAACAATCGTCCTTCAACCAAGAAGAGGGTGGCTGGTGCTAACTATGCACTATGCTTGCCATATCTCGGACTTGTAGCTCTCACAGAATGgctatacatatatgcatgttAATCTGTAATGACAACTATCCTATGGCCAAGGGTAGAGATAGCTGTTACTCATCCTGCATTATACTTGCCTATTTTCTCTCAACACAACTCATAAGGACGACCATGAATATAATTTGCACACTTAATAAACATCCATCCTATGCCCAAAGAGGGAGGCAGCTGATACTCACCATGCAGATATACTTGCCAACCCTTAGGTCCATGGCACCAACAGGATAGTCACAATGTAATAAACAATTATCCTGGCCATTGAGGGGGCGGTTTATGctcactgtataatacttacCAATTTTCAAGTCTGTGGCACCTACAGGACGACAATACAAAGTTGCATGCTTATAAacaatacagtacagaacaccaatactgtatagtacatctaaaaactataattaattttataatattataaatactgAAATCTGATAAAATACAACTGAATTTATATACTATTACCATATCcattaaattccatatttctttCAAACCACCAAAATAAATCCagcaatttaaatatttcaatttttaccaCAATAAAGCcaaattcatgaataaataaataattaaatacatgaatatatctttgatcacaataatttaaaataattattttcttttaaactatTGCATAACCCCGACGATTTTAGGAAACTAAACATTACTAAAATTATGATCAATTTCACAATATccaaatacacaaatatatattttatatactaataattattattcttcttaaatccttaaagtttatttatgcaaaaattacTTTAAATCATATACAATTTACATATTGCTAAATCTCacacaatatatttatttatacaaaataattataatagtaaaatttaacaatattccaacaataaataatcacataaaaataatatattaaaaatttctaaattttcaaaacatacataatactttccaaaatgttaaataacacaaaatgtACATCCACACACACATGTACATGTGTACAACCTTTTAACAAGTATGTacgcattcatatatatatatatgtgcacatACCTATActcacatgtatatatttccacatttaaatatatacacacaaccCTTTAATAAGCAAATGTTTTTTATAAGTATAATTATTCGCATAAACATATcttcatgtatatatacagaagCACTccagaaaaatacatttaaaccaTTATATACTGTATACATTTATAcactgttaatatatatatacattttcacaaaaacacacacacacacacacacacacacatatctgtatatatatatatacaaaatatatgtaattacaaACTTAAATGCATCTGTACATTTAAACACATATACatgttcaattttttaatatttgacattaaatttaataatttattcaaaaatagcaATTTTGTAAATATGCATCCGTAATTCACAAACAAGATATCAATACGAAGCTAAAGAGATGGGGAATACAATTCTAACCTTCGATTGGCTCAAAACCTTCGGCGGTGGCCAGAATTTCGTTAGGAAGCCGTTACCAAATTGCTCCCTTTGTACACCATAAATGAGCTCAAATTGGAGCAAACAAAGGCCACCATCGGCTTCAGGGGGCTTACATTAGGGGGGAGGGACCGAGAACGCGACTTGAGATGGTCAGAATCCGATGGTCGGACGGTGTGCCCACCACCAGCTTCCATGGTCCTTTTCTGATGCAGCAGTGGCTTCCCCGGCAATCGAACCACACTTCGACGAAGCTAAAGTGATTGGCTGTCAAATTGTGAGGGCGGTGTGACATGGGTACGCCGGAGCATGGTGAATTGGCCAGTGAAAGGAAACGGCTACCGCAGGCTTTCATTGCTTGATCTAGGCACGTCGTCGGCCAATAGGCCACGAAATTTGGCGGTTAGCTCATGTAACTCAAGGGTGGTTGCAAATTCATCAATTCCGGCCAACCAGTgcgaagagagagaggagagagaagctATTTTGGGAGGGgatgaggagagagaaagggaaaggaaagaagaaaaagaggggGAGTCCACGTGGTGCTCATGaattggtgacatgtggcacctcttggatctttttctttcaaaattccTCCCCATCATAATATTGCCCGGAAATGTTTGTCTTGAATTTATAGATCGATATCTTTTCAAATATAATCTAAATTAAATGTGCCACTAGTTTACAAACTTGTAGTGACAAGCACTATCACATAGTACATGAGTCAATgttaaaatccatataaatgaaaaatcaacTCTATGCTCGCTGATAAGTCCGGGTTGCATCTGCTTTTGGCCATAACTTTCTACGCTTAACTTCAATTTtggcatgctactagtctacaaactcgtgtcAATGACTACTTTaccatggtacctcagtcaacacaaaattatttccataataaaaagtcaacttgggacCTACTTGATCAATTttgatcaaccttggtcaaaaattaaattttgggacTTTTTTTGGGTTGGAGTTTTACACCATTTCTATGATAAAACAATGATAGATGAAggttaagaataaaaaaatacttttagtgATTCCTATTTGTGTGTGTTTGGTAATTTATACATAATCatgctgattacattggaaatagGAATCACCAATGTGAAAGAGAAGAGTGGTCACTTCAAAGGAGAATGCTAAGGGTGCAATTTTCTAGAAATTCTCATAAAACCAGAAAGATGTTTAAGGCTAAAATAAACACAAcaatgagaactgaagtgtaccaaAAATGAATCATGCGTgaaatatattatcatttacacaaacgatgaaatggttcaaagatattaCATCTACTATTAGTCAGTAAAGTAAACATAGTCTTATAAGGGAAGGTTCAaaaagtaacatctacctatcctatgcaggttccaaccATAAcgctttaccaccagagtccTGCATTGTCCCAAGTCacgtttttataatttaatagtgtgaatgatttgtcattaaaaggattaaatgaattttaatgggTTTTAATGGTGGCCTTTTAATTTCCTAATGTTTGGTTTTTGAGGGAAAGTGAGTTTTTGACAAAATTGcattttggggggaaaaaaaaaagtgggcaACATTCTTCTTGAGCATTCTTTGAACTGAGAGAGAAATATTGTGAGAAAACTTAGGGTTGCATAGAGTGGTAAAACTTAGGTACTAAAGTTTATGGAGAAAGACTTTGATGGTGGTGTGTTTAAGGTCTAAGTATTCATTGTATCTTGGGAGATAAGCGTCATAGAACCATCTGCACCGATGGGGCGAAAATCATCTTAGGGACACTATATAACACATAGGCCTAAGACAGATCAACCAATTACAAACATATAGGTTCTGAATGTTGTTAattgtttttccaattttttttgtttctacaCTCCTATCATGCTTTGCTGTGATGATTCTGCTCTCAGTGCCAATTATCGTTTAGAGTTGGCTCCCAACAATCATCTACCTACAAATTTGCTCTTTACATTATTCTTAATTCCGAGCCAGCATTATCTCTTCTTGCTTTGAGCATCTCTGTACATCTTGTTATGACTATGATTTGATTGTTCTTGGCTTTGAGCTAATGGCTCAAATCTTGGTCCTAAGTCTATTCTCATTGTGCTTTgctttgatctttccactctTGGTGTTGATCATTGCTTTGAGTTGGTTTCCAACGATTGTCTTGGCTTcgagtttggtttttttttttttttttttttttccccaacacGATTCCATTCTTGGTTCCAAGCTTGCTCCTGATCTCATTTGCCATGTTGTTAGTGACTgctcattatttttttgttgctcCATGCTTACTATGCTCCTGACTTCAATCTTTACTTTTAGATAAGATGATCACTGCTTCCCTCTTCATACCTCTCCCCATCTTGAATCAGAAATTGGTAATTATCTTGATCTTCTCTATGATCTTTACTAGTAGCTTGAGATGGTGGCACTTGGTAGCTTTCTCGATCATCTCTTTGGTTGTCATGCCTCCTCGCTTGTTGGTTGTGCGGTTGATCCTGCTAGTCATCTCTGGTTGGCTCACCATTCATCTTTACCATCATGTGTCTCGATCATCTCAAGCTCGCTTTTTTGTAGAAATACAAAGGGCATCATGTCAGCAATCATGCTTTCTATGATTAGACAGCAAATGGCCATGAGATGACACTATAGCTTAAGGTGGTACTAGTCGATTGTGCAAAGCAAAGGTGATTTCTTTTCATTGAATGCTATAAGTGCTGATGATCAATATGTGCGGATCACAAGAGATGTctcttgcccaaaaaaaaaaaaaaaaaaataataataataataataaaatgcaaatgataaaaaatatagaaaaataaataaataaataatgtcgaatatatatatatataatatacttatcaatatatgtgtgtgtatatatatatatatatagacagcttaaccaaaaaataaaaaataaaataaattcttgcataaagaaaaagtcaaaaatatATGTCCATACATATAGACATGGTTTAAAATATTCGaaacttttttgaaattttcatttttttaagggGTTGATATGAAATTtaggtttcaaatggaaattgatagaattttcataatatccattgaaatttctaaaattttgctaaaatttctatggaaattttagtaaaaatatccacatcaaatctttaataatttggttaaaaaattcatactttccatgaaaatttatgaaatttccattaaaatttcgaaaatatccatggaattttttaatatcctttaaaaaattcataaatattatttatatttagtaaatttttttatcaaattaacttcattaataatttttttaccctttaattgccttttaaacatttaatgatataagcaaaataaaatgaattgaactgaataacattaataagttctataAAATGAATTGAactgaataacattaataagttctacttattcaatatcgataaagcaaaaatacaaagattatagattaaatttttaaatctggAAAATCTTATTGCCGGCAATATCTGTTTTACAAATGTGAGTAACTAGATGGTGAAATATATACGTGGAGATGTCACAGCAAGAAAATGATTCAATTTCTATAAATCTTGGATTAatgagggttggaagtcattttcataacccttattaaatggatatttatggaatcATCAAGTAGTAATTCATGaataccatctcaaactcaaccattaaagagtagtagttatgcacatagtaaACCAATAATACAAGATCCACatagttggcatattaataattatatgcaaaattatcagggaaatacatcttttcataactactaTTTACATTTCAcatcttaaaatcaaaatgaggtagaaaccgatgattttcaaccacccagAAATTCTGTAtggtattaagatgatatttataaactacaatgtaattataataatcgttttatatattttagttaataaataattttatcatatatgtttttttgacctatttttattaataataatttatctatggttattaatgcttattataaattaattcaccaagaaaaatataatatccatttaatattttagcaagttttataatcaatttgataattgatagattaaataagctaattttaaagtttcaataaaattttttattttttaaaacaaatttccataattttttataatttttttttatcgatatttgatattttccgatatttccatgaaaatatttatattttaaactttcgatatttccatcgatatcgattttttaaaacttgcatatatatacaatatatatatatatatatatatgtacatgtatatatattgttagagTATAAACATGCAAGACCTTGGCATTTTGATTTGAAGAGTTTAAAGGCAAGAGAAAATCTCGCCTGCTCCTAGGAAAGTGGAGAAAACATTCTTGAAATCTTGCCACAGAGAGATTGGAATTGATGGTGATACCTTTGTTCACAAAACGGAAAGTTGTTAGCAAATTGGTTTATTGGGAGCTATATGCAATTTTACAAGCCATGAATCAAAGAAGACATTCCAGAGATGTGCAGGTGGAGCCGAAGTCCTTGTATGCTTTGATCTGCAATTGATGCAAGCCAAAGAACCACTTTGCCCACTGTTTTGTCTACAACATGGAGAAGACACGGGTTAGAGATGGCTGCAAATAGAAGCTTGAGTGTGTATGGCACAACACAAGCAAGCACCGTAATTTAAATGGGCAAATCTTAGGATTTTGAAGAAGATCAATCCTCAGATTCTGGATTAAGATTGGAAGCCTGTTGTTAGACATCTGTCACCGATGGCATGTTTTGGGTAAttgaataacttttttttttttaaccaaaaaaaagaggaatttcCATTTCAAGAAGATTGCAGAATGTATGAATAGAATTGATGCCTGGTTTCTTTTAGCTGCAAGTTTTGATGAGCGCCATATAtgagttataatttaaatttatatggacACATTTTGATAAAGGAAAGTTTGGTGGCAAATGAGGGATGgacaatatttgaataattgttCAAGTGTTACTTCTGTTAGTCACCATACATAAAGaatttgatttcttaatttGGTGGCTATCGTTGGAGCTTGAGGGGTTTAATTTGGCTAAAAATTGAGATTATCCCGTGCAAGGAAATTGAAAAGCAAATCaagaatattttgttttattactttattattattgttatttgaataTTCTTGTAGTTTTTAGAGTAGCCTAGATAAGGTTGACAATTTATTGTGGgaataatgtatattttttggagtGATTTAAGGGTGTGATAagacaaaatttatattgattatttttaatcaatatttgaTTTGGGAATGGGAATTAATATTGATTGATGATCATACGTggtcatttttcaaattaattcaaatataatgaaaaaataactttGATTGGAAATTGCCTCTATCAAGTAATTGCCATACAAGACATGGAATTTATCTTATCAAAGTTGGAGGTTTCAAGCTATAAAAGGGGCATGTTATAAGAAGAACATTCTCCAAACATATTTTCGAAGACCAGATGCTCTGTAGAATTCTCTCCACAAGctcttgctttattttgttcatttcttCTTTAGATTTTTAGTATCAAAGTTTGTTCACCATTTTAAtccattttattttgattaataaatctATTCATACTTTTTCATTACTTAGATTATTGTATTTGTTATGGTCTACATctatttttcatcaaaatatcTTATTCTTTTAACCATCTCTCTTTTATTCATTtcatcaattatttttcttttcattatgatttttttaaaatcctttcacaTTTTCAGATATTTTGAATGTATTGGCATTTTGGTTTGTATAAtaggtattttaaaaaattttttattaaaaagcaaaTAAGTGTTTGGctgtaaattaaaaaactgcattaaatgctaattgatttttcataaaaacaaataggtatttggttgtaaattaaaaaattgtattaaatactcattgagttttcatataaactaaaaaaaaaaaaagaacttttatagataaatacaaaatttgaatttctttaaaacaactttaaaaaacttttttttttaataaataagtacttattaatttttatcaaacatttttaatttttttaacaaaaaagctTTTGATCTGAAAATTTTTTTGCCTAATAGACACGTATGGTCTGTTTGGTATAGctgataaaaatataactttaGTTTGTAaagttttgtataatagatatttttgaaaaagagctattattaaaaagttaataagtatttgactgtaaataaaaaagctgTATCGAATGCTCAATTAGTTTTTATATAAACTAAAATAGttatattaaatgcttattaagtttccatataagctaaaaaaagagtttttctaaaaaaacataaaatttaaatttctctaaaatagttgaaaaaaactgtttttttgataaataagtgCTTGTTAACTTTTGTTAAAGGTTAACTTTTGtcaaatatctttatttttaaataaaaaagcttttaacCTTTGAGTAAAGCTTTTGATCTAAAAAATTCTCGACCAAATAGGCTCTTATTAGGAAGTCCTTTACACAAGTCATAAAAAGAACTTTAAAATTAGAAGTTATCTATAATctattacaattatttaattttagtcaGATTTATATTTcccattatcatatatatatatatatatatatgcattctattacctttttgttattttttatttttttctctttaagttTATTAGACTAGCACGCCTGCGTAATAAAGAGACATACAATTTGTTTGGTATTTCAAACAGATGGCCAGTCTCTactctttcaatattttttgcCATAATAACAGTTCCACAGAGGCTGAGTGGACTCAATATCTCCTTTGTACCAAAAGACAACCGCAAAGAAATCAAGTTCCACAAAGAATGTACGTCAATAATGATCGGAGATGATGTGGTCACCCGCTAAAAAACTTAtactccattaaaaaaaaaaaaaaaaaagagaaaagaaaaaaagaaaaaaaactttttccaTAAATCCTAACTTAGAAAGTCAACTACTTGTCTAAACGGAAGGGTTTAGTCCAAGTTTGAATCTCATAACTCcaatattaaaattaagaaaatgaaaaagaagacaagaaaaaggcaactaatttgttttgttttctctttgttttatttatttttttgttttagttttttttttttaacttttatttttcactaaTTTATTGTTGAGTCTATTCCTCTGTGCCAGCTCCAGTGTGAGTTAGTGATGCCCATGTACGCTCTAAAAACTTAGTAAACTCTTTCTCTCTGGAAACAATTACAGAGCTGTGATTAGCATTTTTAATGATGCTAACCTCTGCATTTGGAGCCTTTGCCTTGATGTTATAGCTGCATTCCAATGGTATAACCTGGTCCTGATCACCTTGGACAACACAAATTTTCACTCCAGCTTTACTCAGGAACTCCAAGTAGTTTTCCATTGACTCTACTCCTCCACAAATCACATTATGCATGGAATGCCATGCTGAATGATGAGTGTGTCTAGTAAAGTCCATAAACATGAAATGGAGATCCCTGGAAAGAAATTGGAAAAACAAGCATATCAAGAAATGCTCTTCACAAAGTAAGTTCACTTGTGTTCCAATTTGCACATTGTTTTGTTACCTTTTCCTAGTAAGTAGTCTCAGAATTCTCTCCCAAGTCCTGTGGTTTCGGCATACAAATAAACAGACACATCGGCCGAGATGCTCATACCATGACATAACAGATGAACCAAACGATATTGGTGGCCACAATCGCTTTGCAGCAAGTTTTTCAAGTACTTTTAAACCTCCTCCATCTTTTGAGGGAAAGTAAGGCTGAAATTGAAAACTGCATAATGGTTATATAAGGAAAAGAGCATAGCTGCGGATGAAGTTAAAAAGAATAAAGGAGAAGAATATCCGAGTAATGTTTCCAACTAAAGAAAACACACAAATTGACCAAAGGcaaaatgatatatttattaatttttgagatGTTTTGGGACATGAATAAAACAGAGCAGGCAGAGACACACACAtgtaaatatatctatatatacatccGAGTAATGTTTCCAACTAAAGAAAACACACAAATTGACCAAAGGcaaaatgatatatttattaatttttgagatGTTTTGGGACATGAATAAAACAGAGCAGGcagagacacacacacacacacacacatatatatatatatatatacatccgaGTAATGTTTCCAACTAAAGAAAACACACAAATTGACCAAAGGCaaaatgatatattaattaatttttgagatgTTTTGGGACATGAATAAAACAGAGCAGGcagacacacacacatataaatatatatatatatatatatatatagatatatatatatgtttctattAAAGAAGCTTGTGAACTTACAGGGGCTACAAGGGTAATCGATTTTACGGACTTCAAATGCTTTTCGGCCAAGGCAATGGCAATGACACAGCCCATTGAGTGTGCCACCAAGTGGAAAGAATTCAATTGAAATGGAAATATCACACATTTCTCAATCATTTCCAAGTGATCTTTCAAAGTGTATAAACAGTCCCTCGGCTTTGGGCTTCTTCCAAATCCCAAAAGATCAACGGCAAACAATCTGTAGTTACGCTTTATGGGGTCAGACAGATTTGGGAACACTGTTTCTGTCCAGAAtctggaagaagaaagaaacccATGTAAGAATATCACGTTCTCAGCTGATTTTCCCTGCCAATCTTTAGTTGTGGCTGTCAAAAACAAGAATGCACTAGCATAGATTAGTACCCATCTTTTACAGCATTCAATTGGACATTAGTTTTTAACACCTCAAACTCACTTCTTGTCATTGTCAATGAAACCAAATCCCTGATATGTGGAACCACTTCTTTCTACTCTAATTTTCCCAATCTAATT is a window from the Ziziphus jujuba cultivar Dongzao chromosome 11, ASM3175591v1 genome containing:
- the LOC107407382 gene encoding probable lysophospholipase BODYGUARD 4, which codes for MSLSIFSRKWAFNPARNLISALTFIVFLIFDFVDTILCVLYHYVDGFIEGQASPCYCQKREKQDKSSGDEYDKECELSETLYGRKNVFREMGFLGFGRKWENSQKSGGGEMVNRWSDCRCETCLSWLNDGEHKLHVFVREPSQATTKDWQGKSAENVIFLHGFLSSSRFWTETVFPNLSDPIKRNYRLFAVDLLGFGRSPKPRDCLYTLKDHLEMIEKCVIFPFQLNSFHLVAHSMGCVIAIALAEKHLKSVKSITLVAPPYFPSKDGGGLKVLEKLAAKRLWPPISFGSSVMSWYEHLGRCVCLFVCRNHRTWERILRLLTRKRDLHFMFMDFTRHTHHSAWHSMHNVICGGVESMENYLEFLSKAGVKICVVQGDQDQVIPLECSYNIKAKAPNAEVSIIKNANHSSVIVSREKEFTKFLERTWASLTHTGAGTEE